The Chlorobaculum sp. MV4-Y genome contains the following window.
ATCAGCGATAAAGGAATCTTCAGTCTCACCGGAACGATGTGAAATGACAAACCCCCATCCTGACTGCCGGCAAAGCTGGATAGCCTCGATGGTTTCCGTGACCGTTCCGATCTGATTCAATTTGATGAGGGCGGCATTGGCCGTCTTTTCCTGAATGCCTCGCGCTATGAAGCGGGTATTGGTCACGAGGATATCGTCACCAACAATCTGCACCTGCCCGCCCAGTTTTGCGGTGTGCTCCTGAAACCCGGCCCAGTCATTTTCATCCAGCCCGTCTTCTATCGAGACGATCGGATACTTTTCGATCCAGCTCTGGTACAGCGAGGTCATTTCGGCACTCGTTTTCTGTCCGAGTCCTGACTTTTCGAGATGATAGCTGCCATTACCATAAAACGAACTGGCAGCAGGATCGAGAGCAATTGAAATGTCTTGTCCCGGTTGGTATCCTGCGGCTTCGATCGCCTCGATAATGACTTCGCAGGCCTCTTCGTTGCTCTGCAGATTTGGGGCGAACCCACCTTCATCGCCAACACTGGTGCTGTATCCCTTGCTCTTGAGGATTCCCTTGAGGGCATGGAATGTTTCCGTTCCGTATCGCAAAGCTTCGGTAAAAGACGGAGCCCCTGTCGGCATGACCATGAACTCCTGAAAATCGACACTGTTGTCGGCATGTTTTCCTCCGTTCAGGATATTCATCATCGGAACCGGCAAGCAGAACGCTCCCGGACCGCCGAGATAGTGATACAGAGGCAGTCCCGAACTTTCCGCAGCAGCACGAGCGACAGCCATCGATACGCCAAGGATGGCATTGGCTCCAAGCTTTGCCTTGTTCGGAGTGCCATCGAGTTCGATCATCAGTCGATCGATTTCTGCCTGGCAGCATGGGTCCAAGCCAACAAGTTGAGGTGCGATGATCTGGTTGACGTTGGAGACGGCCTGTAAAACACCCTTGTTGCCATATCTGGTATTTGAAGTATCGCGCAACTCGACGGCCTCATGTTCGCCCGTCGAAGCTCCCGAAGGAACCGACGCGGATACACGAATGTCGTTATCGAGCGAGAGAAAAACCCTGATGGTAGGGTTGCCACGGGAATCCAGAATTTCCATGGCTTGCAGTGCAACGATTTTTCTGTTCATCTCATCATCCTTTTTTTCATTTAAGTGATCGCACAAAACGGGTGTAATCGGCAAAGCTTCTGTCCATCTCCTCGGTTTTGTCGTACATGTAAGGAATATGTCCATACAGTACCGAAAGTTGACCCGCAGCATCCTCCGGTAAACTCTTGTCGATTTTCAATTTCCACGCGGCACAGAAAAGGCCGGTTCGATCCGCTCCGCCCTGGCAATGGACGAGAACAGGTTTGGGGGCAGACTCCACAATAGTGACAATGCTGTCGAGAGATTTCGGAGCAAGGTAATGGGCCGCCGAAAGCCGGAAATCGAGATGCTCGGCGAGATCGGCTTTCGATACCCGAATTTCATCCAGGTACCATTGCTCGTCGGGAAACGCGCCCCGAAGATTGACGACTGTTTTGATGCCATACCTTCTGATAGTATCGTCAAGCTGCCAAGCATTCATCTGCTTCGACCGGTAAAGCACACCATGATCAACCTCATAAAAATTGGTGAAGAAAAAGAAAAAATATCCACCAGCTACCAGTATCAGGGTAATGGCAATAAGTATCGTTTTTTCATAAAATATTTTTTAATAATGAATTGCTATGAGCGAATTGGGTTCCAATGCGAAATGCCTTTTTCAGTACAGCCCGCGCCCCCGTGATCGTCCATCCTGATACAGCGTCAATACACAAACCTCCGGATGCAGGATCGTGATGTGGCATTGGATTGATGATGTTGCGGACAAAAAGTAATGGCGTGAATTCACTATAAAGGCCAGCGACAGGAATCAAGCGCCAGCCTGAAGAAAAGAGGACAAGCTTTTCGATGATCCCATACACGAGGCCAATCAGGAGGCAATCTACGACATTGAAGGGAAATGTAGCGTGAAATACCCAAAAAAACCTGTAGCGGGACAGTAGCGGAAAAGACTATCGAGGAAACCGTCAAAACCAGAAAAACAATAACTCCCCCCATTTCGAACGCACCACTGTATGGTTGTTGAATCTGTGTAGGAGTTATTAGCCTTGCGGGCGGTTAATGGCGAACTCCATTGCCCTTATGGAGCTAAATATAAGAAAAATCAATTGTTACAACGCAAGTCTCATGAACGCTAACCATGCAATTTCTTTGCTGCAACTGGTAGTCTGCTCCTGACCGACTTGGGAGATTCACGGCAATACAGTGTGATGAAGATCGCCAAAATGCTTACGGGCGTTAGTTTCAAAAGGTTATTAAGTCGGTTTGTGGCAGGTTTCCCTGAGAACATATCAATTCCGGCGCGTAGGCCCAGCAGATCATCATTCTGTCGGCAGAAATCCTTATCTTATTTGGATAATAACAGTTATAGCCATATCACGTCAAATGATGATCAAGAGCATCAAAGCCTTTTGTGCAGTCGTAGGTATTGGCTCAGTTGGTGGATTTTTTGGATCCCCGCAGATTTGCCGTTTTATTTACATTCGGGAACATGACAAAAACTGAAAATCGCTCATCGATCGCTCATCATGTTGAAATTCATTCTTCTTCTCATAGCCCTGTGGCTGGCCGTGCGGTTTGTGTGGCGGCTGATCGTTTTGACG
Protein-coding sequences here:
- the eno gene encoding phosphopyruvate hydratase, with the translated sequence MNRKIVALQAMEILDSRGNPTIRVFLSLDNDIRVSASVPSGASTGEHEAVELRDTSNTRYGNKGVLQAVSNVNQIIAPQLVGLDPCCQAEIDRLMIELDGTPNKAKLGANAILGVSMAVARAAAESSGLPLYHYLGGPGAFCLPVPMMNILNGGKHADNSVDFQEFMVMPTGAPSFTEALRYGTETFHALKGILKSKGYSTSVGDEGGFAPNLQSNEEACEVIIEAIEAAGYQPGQDISIALDPAASSFYGNGSYHLEKSGLGQKTSAEMTSLYQSWIEKYPIVSIEDGLDENDWAGFQEHTAKLGGQVQIVGDDILVTNTRFIARGIQEKTANAALIKLNQIGTVTETIEAIQLCRQSGWGFVISHRSGETEDSFIADFAVAMGGRQIKTGSACRSERIAKYNRLLEIEMELGKAAVFENPFKRNR
- a CDS encoding fused DSP-PTPase phosphatase/NAD kinase-like protein yields the protein MNAWQLDDTIRRYGIKTVVNLRGAFPDEQWYLDEIRVSKADLAEHLDFRLSAAHYLAPKSLDSIVTIVESAPKPVLVHCQGGADRTGLFCAAWKLKIDKSLPEDAAGQLSVLYGHIPYMYDKTEEMDRSFADYTRFVRSLK